From a region of the Primulina eburnea isolate SZY01 chromosome 7, ASM2296580v1, whole genome shotgun sequence genome:
- the LOC140837339 gene encoding transcription factor IND-like: MDFSRHHEFTDGNVWDPYNPTMENNHMLHHPFDLTQCPNYPPISHHDLQEPSNINSSSDHLLAASKLLPGTDFELEENRGGEDPEEELGSTKEMTFMIAAMQPVEIDPATIRRPKRRNIRISNDPHSVAARQRRERISEKMRILQRLVPGGMKMDTASMLDEAVKYVKFLKRQIRILRGQNDHQPPPGTEAIISTPSAELDWVALTTGGEASSYLFEGNNNGSGPGGEYPSICSNPK, from the coding sequence ATGGATTTCAGTCGCCATCATGAGTTCACAGACGGTAATGTTTGGGATCCATACAACCCAACAATGGAAAATAATCATATGCTTCATCACCCTTTTGATCTCACACAGTGCCCTAACTATCCACCGATTAGTCATCATGACCTTCAAGAACCCTCGAATATTAATTCTTCATCAGATCATTTACTAGCAGCTTCGAAATTACTCCCAGGGACGGATTTTGAGCTCGAAGAAAACCGAGGAGGAGAAGATCCAGAAGAAGAGCTGGGATCCACGAAAGAAATGACGTTCATGATTGCTGCGATGCAACCTGTGGAGATAGATCCAGCCACCATCCGTAGGCCTAAAAGGCGTAACATACGAATCAGCAACGACCCTCATAGCGTTGCTGCAAGACAACGCCGTGAGAGGATCAGCGAAAAGATGAGAATCTTGCAGAGGCTTGTACCTGGTGGGATGAAAATGGACACTGCTTCCATGCTAGACGAAGCTGTAAAATATGTGAAGTTTTTGAAACGGCAAATCCGAATCCTCAGAGGCCAAAACGACCACCAGCCACCTCCAGGCACAGAAGCCATCATCTCCACGCCATCAGCAGAACTCGACTGGGTGGCGCTGACGACCGGAGGCGAAGCATCCTCGTACTTGTTTGAAGGTAACAATAATGGCAGTGGGCCAGGTGGTGAATATCCTTCCATCTGTTCTAACCCTAAGTAG
- the LOC140836446 gene encoding uncharacterized protein, whose amino-acid sequence MTKFRKLNRPTGHRMSMLRTMVSQLVQHERIETTVAKAKEIRRLADNMVQLGKEGTLCAARRAAAFVRGDDVIHKLFTELAYRYKDRAGGYTRLLRTRIRVGDAAPMAYIEFIDRENELRQSKPPNPQPPERAPLDPWTRSRLTRQFAPPKEEKISESEN is encoded by the exons ATGACGAAATTCCGGAAGCTCAATCGGCCCACTGGTCATAGAATGTCCATGCTTAG GACAATGGTGTCGCAGTTAGTGCAGCACGAGCGCATAGAAACCACTGTTGCCAAG GCAAAAGAAATCCGGAGGCTCGCAGATAACATGGTACAACTTGGAAAGGAG GGTACTCTCTGTGCTGCTAGGCGTGCTGCTGCCTTTGTGCGAGGGGATGATGTGATTCACAAGTTATTTACAGAGTTGGCTTATCGATACAA GGACAGAGCTGGTGGATACACCAGATTGCTACGAACTCGAATTCGAGTTGGTGATGCTGCACCTATGGCCTATATTGA GTTTATAGATAGAGAAAATGAACTCAGACAATCCAAGCCACCAAACCCACAGCCACCGGAGAGAGCTCCCCTGGATCCATGGACAAGATCTCGGCTCACCCGGCAATTTGCACCGCCCAAAGAAGAAAAGATTTCCGAGTCTGAGAATTGA
- the LOC140837340 gene encoding secreted RxLR effector protein 161-like: protein MESSNSVKNPIIPGTRLTKDETGDGVDVTMFKQAVGSLMYLTTTRPDLMYGVSLISRFMANPKTSHWLAAKRILRYLKGTTDFGILYKRSSRDTGLLSYTDSNYAGDLDDRKSTSGFAFIMGSGAISWASKKQPVVSLSTTEAEYIAAALCACQCIWLRRILKQLGVEERGSTEIHCDNNSTIQLSKNSVFHGRSKHIEVRFHFLRDLVNDGAVKLSFCSTEEQIADIMTKPLSLEKFVKLRRMLGVIDAAEV from the coding sequence ATGGAGAGCAGCAACTCTGTAAAGAATCCTATTATTCCCGGAACACGATTGACAAAAGATGAAACTGGAGATGGAGTAGATGTCACTATGTTTAAACAAGCAGTTGGAAGCCTCATGTACCTCACAACCACTCGACCAGATCTGATGTATGGAGTAAGTTTGATTAGTAGGTTCATGGCAAATCCAAAAACATCTCATTGGCTTGCGGCAAAAAGGATTTTAAGGTATCTAAAAGGAACCACCGATTTTGGCATACTCTACAAAAGAAGCAGTAGAGATACAGGTCTCTTATCTTACACGGATAGTAACTATGCTGGAGATTTGGACGATCGAAAGAGCACTTCAGGTTTTGCTTTCATTATGGGATCTGGAGCAATTTCATGGGCTTCGAAAAAACAACCAGTAGTAAGCCTATCAACCACAGAAGCTGAATACATCGCTGCTGCACTTTGTGCTTGTCAATGTATTTGGCTTAGAAGAATCTTGAAGCAACTTGGAGTTGAAGAAAGAGGAAGCACAGAAATTCACTGTGACAACAACTCTACAATTCAGTTATCCAAAAATTCTGTTTTCCATGGACGAAGCAAGCACATTGAAGTAAGATTTCATTTTCTCAGAGACTTGGTAAATGATGGAGCTGTAAAACTGAGTTTTTGTAGCACTGAAGAGCAGATTGCTGACATAATGACAAAGCCCCTCAGTTTGGAGAAATTTGTGAAGCTTCGCAGGATGCTTGGAGTAATTGATGCAGCTGAAGTTTAA